The Aneurinibacillus uraniidurans genome segment CCAGAAAGCACGCAGTTCTTAATGGCTTCAATGCTCCAAAACTCAAGGGAGGTGTCAGGGGTGATACCACAGCTGCGCAGTTGCTGTTCAAACAATGTCCGATAGCTACATCCGGGCTCTGTATGCAGAAAAGTATGACCATGAAAGTTCTCGGTTTGAACTGAGTCACGTGCAGCAAGAATATGGTCAGGTGGAGCGACTACAGTCATTGGCTCATGTACAAGTGTTTCGATATGCAGATCCAGTTCACGTACTTCCGGCTCTAGTAGAAACACGATATCTAATTCTCCACTGCGTGCCAGATTGCGCAGCTCCCAGCAGACGCCGGGGCGAAGGGTAATTTTTACGTCCGGGTACATCTGTGTATAGGCACGGATAATAGCCGGTAGACGGAAGGCAGCAAGTGACTCCGGTGCTCCAATTGTCAGGGTGCCGGATGGAACTGTATGCGATGTAAAGGCACGCAGTGCAGTTTCATGTAGGTCTAGCATTTGGATTGCATACGGCAATAGCTGTTCACCGGCAGTGGTCAGCATAATTTTTTTGCCGAGCCGATCAAATAACTTAACACCAAGTTCATCTTCGAGTGCCTGAATTTGGGCAGTGACGCTCGATTGGGCGTACGACAATGCAGCAGCAGCGCGTGTAAATCCTTTTGTCTCCACGACAGTTTTGAACGTATGAAGTTGGCGAAGTTCCATCACACTCTCCTACCCATCTGTTTTTTCGATTCATTGCATCGAAACGATTTGTTTTACTGATGTAATCATTATCCGCTACGATAGAACAAAAGAAAAGACAAAAAAGGTGGGATGGATGTGGAGAAACAAACGAAATTACAGCAGTCGATCGGATTGCCGCAGGCAGTCGCTTTGTATATTGGAGCTGTGCTTGGATCAGGTGTACTACTCGTACCAGGGTTAGCCGCAGAAATTGCCGGCCCTGCCTCTCTACTAGCATGGGGGATGATGGCTCTGCTTGTATTACCGATGGCGCTTGTGATGGGACTATTGTCGGCTCGTTTTCCGAATGCGGGAGGAGTCTCGTATTTTGTAACGCGAGCATTTGGAGAACGGGCCGGGACACTTGTCGGCTGGTTCTTTCTAGCATCTGTACCGATCGGAGCTCCTGTTGCTTCGTTGACAGGCGCCGGCTATTTGACGACCGCGTTTGGCTGGGGAGAGGGAGCGAAGATCGGGATTGCGATAGCTATGCTGGTGGTTAGTTTACTGATTAATTATCAGGGGATGAAAGTCGCTGGTCCCGTGCAGATTGCTGTTGTCATTGCGATTGCGGTTGTGCTTGTTCTGGCCGTTATTGGAGCTGTACCGCATATCGAAGCGGTTCATTTTACCCCGTTTATGCCTCATGGCTGGATGAGCGTCGGGCAGGCCGCGGCGATTTTATTTTGGTGTTTCATTGGCTGGGAAGCAGTATCACATATGTCAGAGGAATTTGTGGACCCGCAGAGAGAAGCGATTAAAGGGGTAACGATTGCGGCACTTATTGTCGGTCTGCTTTATGTAGCGACTGCTATTGCCACAGTTGGGACGCACAGCTATGGCAAACCCGGAGCAGAGGCTTCTCTTGTGCTTGTAATTAGTGGATTGCTTGGAAGAAGCGGAGCTGCGGTTGTTGGGATAGTAGGTGTGTTTATTTGTATCGCAACTGTTATTGCTTATACAGGAGCAGCTGCCCGGCTGGCGTATGCACTGGCACGGGAAGATCAGGCCCCACGGTGGCTTGCCCGCCTGTCTCGGCATCAGACACCAGTGGGAGGACTTTTGTTTTTGGCCATTTGTTTTGTACTTGTCATGGGGCTGTATGCGAGTGGAGTTATATCGTTAACGACACTCATTCAACTGCCGAATGCCACGTTTATTTTGACGTATCTTGGTGGCTGTGCTGCAGGGATTCGGTTGCTTAAGGACAGTAAAAGCGGATTGTCAGTCAGCGTTCTTTCATTTGTGCTAACCGTGCTTGTTTTTCCTTTCGTAGGGTGGGCGGTACTTTATCCGCTAGTCGTAATGGTTGGCTGGTGGCTATGGAAACGACTGTATGCCAGGCAACAAAAAAGCTGTGAGCAAACTGCTATAGAAGAAGAGGAATTCACCCGACAGCAAATGGTATAATGAAAATGTTAGCGTAAAGCCGACATACACCTTTTGCGGAAGATGTGGAAAGGGGACTTTTCTTGGAAGCACGTACATTCACAACACTTGAATTTAATAAAGTAATGGAACAGCTTGCCCGGCATGCAGCATCATCGCTTGGTCGGGAAAAAATAGAGCAGCTTGTACCATCTTATGATCTGGCAGAAGTTCAGCGTCGCCAGCAAGCTACCCATGAAGGCAGTACGGCACTTCGCCTGCGCGGGACAGTGCCGCTTGGCGGCATTCGCGACATTCGTCCAGCGTGCAAACGGGCCGCACTCGGTGGGATGCTTAACACGGCAGAACTGCTCGATATTGCGTCGACTCTGTACGGAGGTGGACGCCTGAAAACATTCGTCGCGGGCATCGCGGAAAAGGATCCACTTCCGCTACTGGAAGAATTGCTTGATCAGGTGGAACGCTTATCGCCGGTAGAGAATGAGATTACACGAGCGATTGATGAGAACGGTGTCGTAGCTGACTCAGCCAGCCCGACACTCGGTCAGGTCCGAGCACAAATTCGCGCCTCCGAGAAGCGCATCCGTGAACGTCTGGAGCAGATGATTCGCAACAGCAACACACAGAAAATGCTGCAAGATGCGCTCATTACAATTCGTAACGACCGTTTCGTTATTCCGGTTAAGGCGGAATATCGGCATGTGTTTGGCGGTATCGTGCACGATCAATCAGCATCCGGTGCCACCCTTTTCGTTGAGCCACAGGTGATCGTGAACATGAGTAACGACTTGCGTGAGCTTAAGCTAAAAGAAGAGCGGGAAGTCGAAAAAATCTTGCTGGCACTCTCTGGTCTGGTGGCAGAGCATGCGGATGTGCTACTGCATAATGTTGCCTGTCTGGCAGAAGCTGATTTTATTTTTGCGAAAGCTTCTTACGCTCACTCATTGAAGGCGACCCAGCCAGCCATAAACGAACGCGGCTATCTTCGCATTAAGCGCGGTCGCCATCCTTTAATTGCTGGGGAATCTGTCGTGCCAATTGACGTGGAGCTTGGCGGGGAGTATACCGCCATTGTCGTGACAGGACCGAATACAGGCGGTAAGACCGTATCATTGAAAACAATTGGCTTGTTCTCGCTGATGGCGATGGCAGGGTTGCAAGTTCCAGTCGATGAAGGATCAGAGCTGTCCACATTTGAAGGCATATATGCGGATATTGGAGACGAGCAGAGCATTGAGCAGAGCTTGAGTACATTCTCCAGCCATATGACCAATATCTCGAGTATTATGCAAAAAGTAAACAATCGCAGTCTTATTCTGTTCGATGAGCTTGGAGCAGGTACGGATCCGACAGAAGGGGCCGCGCTTGCGATGGCGATTATTGATTATGTGCATCAGCGCGGTGCCCGTATTGTGGCTACTACTCACTACAGCGAACTGAAAGCATATGCCTATGATCGCCCGCATATTGTGAATGCGAGTGTTGAGTTTGATGAGAAGACATTGCGCCCAACGTATCGCTTACTTGTCGGTATTCCAGGACGCTCGAATGCATTGGCGATTGCGTCACGTCTTGGATTACCAGAGAAAATTCTCAATCAGGCCAGAGAGTTTATCAAAACAGACGAAACCGAGCTGGATACGATGGTCGCATCGCTTGAAGAGAATCAACGTCGGGCAGAAGCTGAACGTCGCGAAGTAGAACGTCTGCGGGCGGAGTTAGAACAGACACGCCGTGAGCTTGAGCAGGAAGTTGCAGAGCTAGAAGATAAGAAAGATAAGCTGTATGAGCAGGCAGAAGAACAGGCTCGTCGCGCTGTAGAGAAAGCTCGTAAGGAAGCAGAAGAAATCATTGGTGACTTACGAGAAATAGCGCGTCAGGAACAAATCGGTATTAAAGAACATAAATTGATCGAAGCACGCAAGCGATTAGAAGAAGCGACACCAAGCCTGCGCAAAAAGAAAAAGACGAAGCCAGCCAATGTACCGGTATCTGAACAGCCGCTTGAAGTAGGCGATGAGGTACGGGTGCTGTCGTTTAATCAGAAGGGCGAAATTCTTGCTAAAGTAGGCGAGAAGGAATTCCAGGTGCAGGTGGGCCTGATGAAGATGAACGTCAAAGCGGATAATTTGGAGAAGCTCAAGGCGGCCAAAATACAACAGAAGCAGATTATTAACACGTTCCGTGCTGCCCGTGAACCTGTCAAAATGGAACTTGATGTGCGCGGCAACACGGTAGAGGATGCGATTCTACTCATTGAAAAATATTTTGATGAAGCGTTGATCGGTGGCCTGAGCCAGGTATCCATCATTCATGGTAAGGGGACAGGTGCACTCGGCCTGGGCATTCAGAAATACTTGAAGAAGCATCGTCTGGTTAAGTCATTCCGTTGGGGTGGACAAGGAGAAGGTGGACTTGGAGCGACGGTCGTCGAATTGAAATAGTTGAAATAATGATGGGGTTTATGGAACCGTTTTGTTTCCGCTCCGTATATAGACGAAAGGAATAGGTTAGCTGTGTCCACGGCTAGTCGGGAACAAATGAGGAGGGAAATGGATGGTACTGTCCAATCCGTATGTGCTAACAGCGGCATACTTTGGGGCTGCACTGCTTGCCGTCATCATTTTTCTGGCCATCTTTGAGACGGTGACAAAATATAAGGACTGGGAAGAAATCAAAAAAGGCAATCTGTCTGTTGCGATGGCAACTGGTGGCAAAATCTTTGGGATTTGCAATATCATCCGGTATTCCATCGAACATAATGATGGCATCGGAAATACCTTGGTCTGGAGCGCATACGGATTTCTGCTGCTGCTCGTGGCGTATTTCACTTTTGAATTTTTGACGCCGATGTTTAAGGTAGACGATGAGATTGCCGCAGATAATCGAGCGGTCGGTCTTTTATCAATGATGATTTCGATCGGAATATCCTTCGTTATCGGAGCGAGCATCACATAAGATGGATCGCAAGGATAAGGGAGAGTCGAGATGGCGAGCGGATAACCGGTCGCTCATTTCGTTTTTTTATGCTAAAATAATTACGTTTCTAATTCATATGAACGTACCGACAAGTCGGAGGAGAATATCATGAATCAAACGTTGAACATTGCCGTGATCGGACTAGGCTTTATCGGCCTGCCGCTGTCGCTGAGCTATGCACGCAAAGGTGCGAACGTAGTCGGCATCGATGTAAGTGAACGGCTTACAGAAGAGATTAATGCAGGCCAGTCGCATCATCTAGAATATTTTGAAGGGAAGTCACTGGCGGAGATTCTGCGTGAGCAGATCGCAGCTGGGCGCTTCCGTGCTACAACAAGCTATGAAGAAGCGGCAAAAGCCGTGAATACGTATATTATTACGGTAGGCATTCCGGTTAAGAATGGTGATCCGGATATGAGCTACCTGACTAGTGCCTGTGAATCGCTGGCAGCTGTTCTGAAGAAGGGTGATACGGTTATTTTGCGCAGTACGGTCATCCCGGGCTCGACTGAAGAGATGGTAAAGCCGCTGCTTGAGAAGAGTGGGCTTGTAGCAGGGGAAGATTTCTATCTCGCGTATGCATCTGAACGTATCGCAGAGGGACGCGCGTTTGAAGAGTTCATTCATATGCCGCTTGCGATGGGCGGAATTAACGAAGTGAGTGCAAAACGTGCGCATGAAGTGCTGACATTCGTAACTGAATCTGAAGTTACGATTTCTGATATTAAAGTAGTCGAAACATCGAAAGTTATCGAAAACGTCCAGCGTGATGTAAATATTGCGATGGTGCAGCAGTTTGCCCGCTTTGCGGAAAAAGCAGGAATCGATACATTCGAGTTAATTCGGGTAGCGAACACGCATACACGTGTAAATCTGCTAACACCAGGGCCAGGCGTGGGTGGCTATTGCCTGCCGAATGCCCTGTATTATTTGCTTCCAAAAGCGAAAGAAATCGGCGTAAGCCTTGATTTGCTTGAGACCGCGCGTCAGATTAATGACAGTGTGCCACAGGTGCTTGTACAGATGCTTGATCATGAATTGAACAAGCTGGGCAAAACAGTAGCCGGAAGTAAAGTGGCAGTTCTTGGTCTGGCGATGAAAGATTTCTCGAATGATGATCGCATCAGCCCACCGCATCATCTGGTCCAGCTTCTTCAGGAAGCCGGTGCGATTGTAGCGGCTTATGATCCGGCTGTACCGTCTACGTATGACTATAAGGTCGATAGCCTTGAAGCAGCGCTCCGTGGTGCAGAAGCGGTTATCTATGTGACTGCACAGGAAGCATTCCTTGAGATTGACTGGAACGAAGCTATCGGCATGATGGCAGAGAATCCGGTATTGCTTGACGGTAAGAATCGTATTCCACGCAGCGTGGGAGAGAAGGCGACTTTGATCCGCCTGTAATGGATCGCAAAACAGGAGAAAACGAGTGCAGACAACCGCTCTAATCGGTCGTCCGCACTCGTTTTTCGCATGGAAAGGATGTTTCACTCGTATGAACGCTTCGAAAAAAATGCTGCTCGTCGCGTATTTATTTCCCCCGATCGGCGGTGGCGGCGTACCGCGTGCGCTGAAAATGGCAAAATATCTGGCAGAAGAAGGCTGGGAGGTACATGTGCTCACAGTCGATCATGTATACCATGCTACGCAGGACGACTCACTGCTGCGCCAGCTCCCGGACAATGTGATTATTCATCGTGCCAGGGAATTTAACATCGTCCAGAAAATGCGTCCGACTCAGACGGAAGCGCCGAAAAAAACAGGTGGACAAGCGGCGTCTGCTCAATCTGGCGGGCTAAAGCAGGCGTTGAAACAGCAGGTTATTCCGATGCTGAAAAAGTTGAAAAATACGCTTATGATTCCAGATGATATGATTGGCTGGCTGCCGTATGCAGCCAAGCTCGGGGAACAGGTAATTCGAGAGCACAACATCCCGATTATGTTCTCCACGTCGGGTCCGTACACGAATCATCTAGTGTCACGTAGCTTGAAGCGTAAGACGGGCATTAAATGGATTGCGGATTTTCGCGATCCGTGGACGCAGAACATGCACCGCTCTGGTGTGGCATGGCGTGAAGCGTGGGAAGAGCGAATGGAGCGTAGCGTCATGGCGGAATCAGATGCTATTACGACGGTTACATATGGATTTGCGGATAACTTCAAGCAAAAGTTTGGTCGGGAGATCTCTCGTATTGAAGTGATTCATAATGGATTTGACCCGAATGATTATGCAGACATCGAGCAGCCAGCGGAAGATGGAAAATTTACACTAGCGTATCCCGGCATTTTCTATAAGGAACGAAATCCACGCTTGCTGCTCGAAGCGGTATCCGAGTTGATTGCGGAAGGCAAGGTTGAGCGTGAGAAGCTAAGCCTGCGCTTTGCCGGAGTGTTTGATTATCCGGGTTATAGCGAAAACATCGACTGCGTACATCGCCTGCAGCTTGAAGACATTGTCGACATTATGGGCAATCTGCCGCACAAGCAGGCACTTACGATGATGAAAGGTGCAGATGTGTTGATGCTAATCGGGGACACGGCTCCGGGCTCCGGGGTGTACATTCCGGGCAAGCTGTATGAATACATGGCGATTGGTCATCCGATTCTGGCGCTCTCGGTAGAGGGAGAATCGACGAAAATCATTCGCAAATTTGAGCTGGGTGAAGTTGTAAATCCGCTTGATAAAGAAGCAATCAAACAGGCATTTTTGCGTATGTATGAAGAGTGGCATGCAGGTGAAGGTAAAGCAGGGAAAGAGAATGATGTTCTCCAGCGTGCGCATGATGGTGATTTGGCGCTTTATAATCGGCAGGTTCAGGCACATATGCTTGGTAAATTAATGGAAGAAATTATATAGTTCTGTAAAGCTTACGGACTCCTGTGATCGTCTCATATAATACGATCACAGGAGTTTTTTATGGATTAAAGATCCAAAAATTAGCGATTATGTTCAAAATTCCTTTTAACTGATAATATAGTACCATGAAAAAAGATAGAAAGGTGGAGAAGCATGTACTGCGCAAATTGCGGCGAAAAGTTGAGCTCAGGAAGCGAATTTTGTAAAAAATGTGGAACAGCTCCTCAAAAAAAAGGAGAACTCTTTTGGCTTTTTCCTCTACTATCTCTTGCCATCATTGCTTTTTTATGTGTGGGAATTTTCTTATATCAGAGTGCGATACAGAAAAAAGCCGAGAAACTTGTACATGACGGGCATGAATTTGCGCTGGAGGGGGAGATCGAATCAGCTAAAATGCGGTTTGATAGTGCACTTGCCCTGAGACCTAATTCCCCACAGCTTAAACAGGAAGTGGCCGTATTAGATAGTGTGGTGCCACTTGATAAAAAGCTAGTAGAGATTCATGACATGATCAGCCAGAAGAATTATGAAAAGGCCGGTTCTATGATTCAAAACGTTAGGGGGCAACTGGCTGGCAAGAACGGAGCAGTATATCAGGGGCTGCTTAAAAAAGTTGAGGAAGAGGAAGTAGAAATAGAAAAGCAGCAGAAAGAGGGTAGATAATATGGGTTCTTCTTTTCAGAAAGGAGTGGCAGGGGCTCTCTCTACCATGCTATTGTGTGGTGGTGCAGTAGG includes the following:
- a CDS encoding endonuclease MutS2 — its product is MEARTFTTLEFNKVMEQLARHAASSLGREKIEQLVPSYDLAEVQRRQQATHEGSTALRLRGTVPLGGIRDIRPACKRAALGGMLNTAELLDIASTLYGGGRLKTFVAGIAEKDPLPLLEELLDQVERLSPVENEITRAIDENGVVADSASPTLGQVRAQIRASEKRIRERLEQMIRNSNTQKMLQDALITIRNDRFVIPVKAEYRHVFGGIVHDQSASGATLFVEPQVIVNMSNDLRELKLKEEREVEKILLALSGLVAEHADVLLHNVACLAEADFIFAKASYAHSLKATQPAINERGYLRIKRGRHPLIAGESVVPIDVELGGEYTAIVVTGPNTGGKTVSLKTIGLFSLMAMAGLQVPVDEGSELSTFEGIYADIGDEQSIEQSLSTFSSHMTNISSIMQKVNNRSLILFDELGAGTDPTEGAALAMAIIDYVHQRGARIVATTHYSELKAYAYDRPHIVNASVEFDEKTLRPTYRLLVGIPGRSNALAIASRLGLPEKILNQAREFIKTDETELDTMVASLEENQRRAEAERREVERLRAELEQTRRELEQEVAELEDKKDKLYEQAEEQARRAVEKARKEAEEIIGDLREIARQEQIGIKEHKLIEARKRLEEATPSLRKKKKTKPANVPVSEQPLEVGDEVRVLSFNQKGEILAKVGEKEFQVQVGLMKMNVKADNLEKLKAAKIQQKQIINTFRAAREPVKMELDVRGNTVEDAILLIEKYFDEALIGGLSQVSIIHGKGTGALGLGIQKYLKKHRLVKSFRWGGQGEGGLGATVVELK
- a CDS encoding DUF350 domain-containing protein translates to MVLSNPYVLTAAYFGAALLAVIIFLAIFETVTKYKDWEEIKKGNLSVAMATGGKIFGICNIIRYSIEHNDGIGNTLVWSAYGFLLLLVAYFTFEFLTPMFKVDDEIAADNRAVGLLSMMISIGISFVIGASIT
- a CDS encoding glycosyltransferase family 4 protein, translating into MNASKKMLLVAYLFPPIGGGGVPRALKMAKYLAEEGWEVHVLTVDHVYHATQDDSLLRQLPDNVIIHRAREFNIVQKMRPTQTEAPKKTGGQAASAQSGGLKQALKQQVIPMLKKLKNTLMIPDDMIGWLPYAAKLGEQVIREHNIPIMFSTSGPYTNHLVSRSLKRKTGIKWIADFRDPWTQNMHRSGVAWREAWEERMERSVMAESDAITTVTYGFADNFKQKFGREISRIEVIHNGFDPNDYADIEQPAEDGKFTLAYPGIFYKERNPRLLLEAVSELIAEGKVEREKLSLRFAGVFDYPGYSENIDCVHRLQLEDIVDIMGNLPHKQALTMMKGADVLMLIGDTAPGSGVYIPGKLYEYMAIGHPILALSVEGESTKIIRKFELGEVVNPLDKEAIKQAFLRMYEEWHAGEGKAGKENDVLQRAHDGDLALYNRQVQAHMLGKLMEEII
- a CDS encoding zinc-ribbon domain-containing protein codes for the protein MYCANCGEKLSSGSEFCKKCGTAPQKKGELFWLFPLLSLAIIAFLCVGIFLYQSAIQKKAEKLVHDGHEFALEGEIESAKMRFDSALALRPNSPQLKQEVAVLDSVVPLDKKLVEIHDMISQKNYEKAGSMIQNVRGQLAGKNGAVYQGLLKKVEEEEVEIEKQQKEGR
- a CDS encoding nucleotide sugar dehydrogenase — its product is MNQTLNIAVIGLGFIGLPLSLSYARKGANVVGIDVSERLTEEINAGQSHHLEYFEGKSLAEILREQIAAGRFRATTSYEEAAKAVNTYIITVGIPVKNGDPDMSYLTSACESLAAVLKKGDTVILRSTVIPGSTEEMVKPLLEKSGLVAGEDFYLAYASERIAEGRAFEEFIHMPLAMGGINEVSAKRAHEVLTFVTESEVTISDIKVVETSKVIENVQRDVNIAMVQQFARFAEKAGIDTFELIRVANTHTRVNLLTPGPGVGGYCLPNALYYLLPKAKEIGVSLDLLETARQINDSVPQVLVQMLDHELNKLGKTVAGSKVAVLGLAMKDFSNDDRISPPHHLVQLLQEAGAIVAAYDPAVPSTYDYKVDSLEAALRGAEAVIYVTAQEAFLEIDWNEAIGMMAENPVLLDGKNRIPRSVGEKATLIRL
- a CDS encoding LysR family transcriptional regulator, with the translated sequence MELRQLHTFKTVVETKGFTRAAAALSYAQSSVTAQIQALEDELGVKLFDRLGKKIMLTTAGEQLLPYAIQMLDLHETALRAFTSHTVPSGTLTIGAPESLAAFRLPAIIRAYTQMYPDVKITLRPGVCWELRNLARSGELDIVFLLEPEVRELDLHIETLVHEPMTVVAPPDHILAARDSVQTENFHGHTFLHTEPGCSYRTLFEQQLRSCGITPDTSLEFWSIEAIKNCVLSGLGLAFLPLITVQQEIQDGRLIPLAWDDRACRVATQMAYHKNKWLSPALSEFINLVHTHTSGWRNAAL
- the yjeH gene encoding L-methionine/branched-chain amino acid transporter codes for the protein MEKQTKLQQSIGLPQAVALYIGAVLGSGVLLVPGLAAEIAGPASLLAWGMMALLVLPMALVMGLLSARFPNAGGVSYFVTRAFGERAGTLVGWFFLASVPIGAPVASLTGAGYLTTAFGWGEGAKIGIAIAMLVVSLLINYQGMKVAGPVQIAVVIAIAVVLVLAVIGAVPHIEAVHFTPFMPHGWMSVGQAAAILFWCFIGWEAVSHMSEEFVDPQREAIKGVTIAALIVGLLYVATAIATVGTHSYGKPGAEASLVLVISGLLGRSGAAVVGIVGVFICIATVIAYTGAAARLAYALAREDQAPRWLARLSRHQTPVGGLLFLAICFVLVMGLYASGVISLTTLIQLPNATFILTYLGGCAAGIRLLKDSKSGLSVSVLSFVLTVLVFPFVGWAVLYPLVVMVGWWLWKRLYARQQKSCEQTAIEEEEFTRQQMV